The DNA sequence ATTGCACGATACTCAGCTTCGGCACTAGAAAGAGCAACCACAGTTTGTTTCTTACTTTTCCAAGTAACTAGGTTGCCTCCAATGAAAGTACAGTACCCAGTTGTGGACTTTCGATCAATGGCATTTCCTGCCCAGTCAGAGTTTAAGTAGCCCATAAGGTTGAAGTGACCATTGTTCTTCATAACAATTCCTCGATCAACTGTGCCCTTTAAGTAGCGAAGAATCCTCTTGACAATCTGTAGATAATGAGTGGTAGGGGAGTGCATGAATTGACTGACCAAACTCACAACATAAGTAAGGTATGGTCTTGTAATGGTGAGATAAATGAGCTTACCCACAAGGCGTTGATAAACACAAATATCTGAGAGAGGTTCTCCGTCAACATCGATTTTAAGTCTACTACTAAGAGGAGTGCGTGCATGCTTACTATCCTTCATTCCTGCCTCATCAAGAAGATCAACAACATATTTGCGTTGATTTAAGAACATACCATTTGAGGAGTGATCCATttcaattccaagaaagtaCTTTAACGGTCCAAGATCTTTGATGGCAAAGGCATTGTGCAAGGCTGACTTGAGAGACTTAATCTCATCCATATTGTCTCCAGTGATGATTAAGTCATCCATATACACTAGAACAACCAACTTGCCAGCCTTGCCATTTCGAACAAACAAGGAGGAGTCTGCATGACGTCGCTTGAAGCTTGAGGCAAGAAGGACCGAACTCAGTTTGGAATACCAAGCACGTGGGGATTGTTCCAAACCATACAAGGCCTTGTGAAGTTTGCACACCATTCCAGCTTCACTTTCACGTGGATGTCCAGGAGGTAATCTCATATACACATCTTCTTCTAAATCCCCATGCAAAAAGGCATTCTTGACGTCCATTTGGTATAGAGACCAGCCACAATTCACAGCAACAGATAACAAAACTCGTACTGTGTTCATTTTAGCAACCAGAGCAAAAGTCTCCTTATAATCAATACCAAAGGTTTGAGTGAAGCCATGAGCTACTAACCTTGCCTTATGTCGCTCAATTGAACCATCGGAGTTGAACTTGATTTTGTAAATCCATCTTGCCCCTACAATTTTCTGCCCTTTGGGAAGCTTGACTATACTCCAGGTTCTATTGTCATCAAGGGCTTTGAGTTCATCATGCATAGCTTTCTTCCAAACTAATGATTGATTTGCTTCTTCAAAGTTCCTTGGTTCGGTTTCTTTGGAAATCTTGATAAGGAATGCATTGTGAGGAGAGGAGGTACTGGTGGAGTGAGCAATTTGAGCAAGAGGATAACGTGGTGTGTAAGTCTCATATTCCTGAAGTCTTGTTGGTTGATGTCTCACCCTTGGTGGGTTTCTTCGAGGTTGAGACGTGTTTGGTGCCACCTCTTGTTGATGATGTTAAGTGTTGGAGTCTGCATGTACCTCTTCAGTATCCACAAATTGTTGAACTGGTTGTTGTGAACTAGGAGTGTCTACTGCAACTTTAGCAGGAATTGGTGTGGGAAACAACTCACAAATATGCTCCCCCTGAGGTTCATTATCAGATAACTGAAAGAAAAAGTCAGACTCATCAAAACGAACATCCCTTGAAACAAATATTTTTCTGGTCTTTGAATTGTAACACTTGTAGCCCTTTTGGGTAGATGAGTACCCTAGGAACACACATTTGACAGCTCTGGGATCAAACTTATCCCGATGATTTGATTGAACATGTACAAAACACGTATAACCAAATACTCGAAGGTGTGCTATGTCAACTTTTCGACCTTTTAGAACTTCAAATGGAGATTTGAAATTTAACACACTGCTAGGAAATCTGTTTATAATGTAAGCTGCAGTTTGAATTCCTTGAGACCAGAATTTTTTTGGAACATTTGTTTGAAGCATTATGGCCCTAGCCttctcaagtaaatctctatttttgcGTTCTGCAAtgccattttgttgtggtgttCCAACACAACTAGTTTGATGAATAATCCCTTGAGCACTGAGATAATCGATCAGTCATGCTTTTGGATATGTATTCAGTGCCATTGTCTGACCTTAGAATGCAAATTTTAGAGGAAAAATGATTTGTGACAAGGTTATGAAAATCTTGGAAACACTTGAAGACTTCACTCTTGAATTTTAAAAGATACACAAAAGTGGTTCGAGTGAAATCATCAATAAAGGTGACATAAAACCTATAGCCATCAAATGATTCTAGGGATGCTGGTCCCCATACATCagaatgtacaatcacaaaagGCTGAGTTGCTCTAGATTGAGAGATTTGAAAAGGCAATCTAGTAAACTTTGACATATGACATGTCTCACATTCATGGGAGACTTTACAAAAACTAGGGAACAACATTGACAAAACATGAAAGGATGGATGAGCTAGGCGTTTATGCCACAATTTTTGCTGTGTTGCAGATTTGGACTCTGTTAGAAAACACATTGAAaaacttgatgaagttgatatgTGGTACAAGTCATTTAGAAAGAACCCTTCAccaatcttcttcttggacACTCGATCCTGAAACACAACATTATAAGGAGAGAAAATAGCTAGACAATCCAACAAGTTTGTTAACCTTCCTACAGACAGAAGTTGGAATGGAAATGAGGGTACAAATAATGCAAATGACTCAACACTATCTGAAAAAAGCtttaattttccttttcctAAGGTGGGAACACTGTTACCATTTGCAATTGAGACATGTGAAGATTTTGACAAGGTTTCAAAATCATGTAATATGGAAGAATTGTTTGTCATGTGATCTGAGGCACCTGAATCCACTATCCAAAAATCATGATTCTTACTGACATCTAAAGCATTGGAAATGGCACAAATAATACCTGGTATCTCCGATCTGAAGAAGCCATATTTGATTTTGCCAGAAAACCAGCAAACTTTCCAAGCATAGCAGTTGTGCTTCCATTTTCATTGCTCTCTAAACTGCCTTGCTTCTTTTGAAGATACGTAGCAAACTCATTTATGAGAGTTATTGGATTGGACGTGAAGTTCATCATATCTTCAGAAGTGTTGCTGAagtttgcctttgaattagaGATGTAAGAGCTTCTCTGAATGCTGCCTCTTTGATTCTTCTATTCCTCATTGAACTTATGTTTCAGTTCTGGATGCAATatccaacatctctctcttGTGTGGCCTATACTAGTTCGTCCAATGCGTTCACAATGTGTGCACTTCAGATTTGGCCTCTTGCCCTTATATGTTATGTCGCTTGTAACACTTTTGTTTGCAGCAAATGCTCTAGCTTCTGACCCTCCAGCACTGGTGTCTACATTCATCACCTGTTTACGCACTTCTTCACATTGAATGGAGTTGCATACTATTGTGAACGAAGGAAGCTCAGGGCTCATCAAAAGATGACTTTTGAGATCTTCATATTCAGATCCCAGACTTGCAAGCAGTTGGAACACTTTATCTTCTTCAGCTCTTTTCAGCAATATGGTGGCATCAGTGGTGTGAGGCCTATACATATCAAGTTCATTCCACTTGGCTTTTAAGTTGCCAAGATGTTGAACAAATGAGAGATTACCTTGTTGAATCCTTGCAAGATCTGCAAGATCCTTTTTGAGTTGGAACACTCTTGCTGCATTGTTTAGGTTGCCATACATGTCTTTGACAGCAACCCAAAGATGTCGAGATGACTCTGAATAGCTGAAGATTTCAGCAAGTTTTGGCTCCATTGAATTAAGAAGCCATGACATAACCAGTTGGTCTTTGGATAACCAACTTTCGTATTCAGATGATGAGGCATCTGGGATGTTATTTTTGTCGTTGATGAAACTGAGCTTTGATCTTCCACCAAGAGCTAGAGTGATGACTCTTGACCAAGGAAGGTAGTTGAACTCATTTAGAAGCACTGAGCACAGACGCTGATTTGGATTCCCATCTGGGCTTTCTGTCTTTGCAACGAGAGAACATTCCCCTTCTGTCATCTTAATGAGAATGATAAAGGAACACAAGAGTCTGGAAAGAACAATACAAATGCAGGTCCTATGAGGAtttctgctctgataccatgttgaaTTTGAATGTTGGTGTTTGTATATTGATTATGCAAACATGTACAAGTTACAGACTATATATTGGAAGACACAAGGCTAAAGACCAACAAGTTTCCACAAGACACTCCTAACTTTAAGCCATAAACTAGGACATAAAAGTAAGACATTACTCCTTAAAACAAGGAGACAAGGAACAcccctaagagcaagttcacccgtagtcaagaaaagacaaagtcgagaagtcaagaattcgaccggtcaagttactgttcactgccactggacatgggtttccacccgtttgtttcttgaccagtcaacATTGTTCATCATGGCACTGTTCATCGAGTTTTTAATCTGTTCATTTTTACTGTACATATATAGTACTAATATAATTGTTTGCCGTAGGATCCGGAAATTAATTGAAACCAAGGGCTGAGATTTCATGACCGTTGGGATCAGAATTCAAAGCCCTCCAATGGGTCTCTTCCACGTGCTCTTTATTCTGGCCCAATTCATGTCGCTACGCGACAAGAGTGTTGCTTCAGTCGTGTGGGAGTTGCTGCGCCACGTGTCAAGCAGCTCTCATTCAATTCGGAATTTGGCACGTCTCCTTCCTCCCAGTTTTGCTGACGTCGCCCACGTTTTCTTGCTGGGCCGAGCTGGCCGATTTGTTGCCTGGGCATGGAAATAGTCATGGGTATGACTATTTTCTTGACTGTAGTCAAGAAGGGGTGAGTTTTGTCCGGTCAAGGCACCACCGGTGGAAGATGGATTTTGCTACCGTCGGTCACCACATCAGCTTTTTCTTGACTATGACCAGTCAAGAGCAAAccagtggacttgctctaaacatggaagagtaagacaTTACTCCTTAAAACAAGGAAACAAGGAACACCCCTAAACATGGAAAAGGGTCACCCGTAGACTCTATAATTTAGTAGCTTCTAATAAAACTGACCCAACCGAGCATGACAGTAATAAACATTCTTCTCTTTGCATTTGGTCTATGCGAAGAGACCGATAGTGCAATTTTGATCTTTGCCCAGGTGAAAGATAGAAACTTTGTACCGGATTTGTACACATACAAAACTGTTTTTGAGATATTGGGCCGGGCGGGTCGTACAGGTGAAATGCTGGGGCTGTTTGGGGAAATGAAGGAAGCTGGGATTGACCAGGATTTGGTTTCTTACAATATAGTGATAAACCAATTGAGGAAGTTTGGAGAGGTTGATATGTGCTTGTTCTATTTCAAGGAAATGTGTAAAATGGGTGTTCAGCCTGATTTGCTTACTTACACTGCAGTCATTGATGGGTTTGGGGAGGTCAGAAAATATTGAGGAGTCTTTGAGGTTCTTTGATGAGATAATGGAGAGGCGGATTCAGCCTTCGTTGTATCTTTATAGAGCAGTGATCAGTAATTTGAAAGATTGGGAAGGTGGAGATGGCAGTGACTTTCATGGAGGAGATGAGTTGATGTGCTTCAAGTCTTGCCAGTCCTAGATGGAATAAACGTGAGTAGAATTGGTTAGTGTATTTTGATTTGGAGTTTAAAGTTGTCTTGCTATTTGTATAGAATTATAGTGCTTGAAATCTGCTACTCACTTTCTGTGTTCATCTTCAATATGATGCTTATGAAGACACTGTTTAAACACTTTTACATGTCATTTTGATCCTTTGTTCTACATGCAATAAGACTTGACAGATACGAAAGTACAAAACAAGCTTGAAGGTGAATTGCCTAGGAAAATGCATACATCAGATAGTCGAGTGGGAAACAAAAGCGAGTTGCTTGCACTAAGTTGTACGAAAAGAATGATCATTTCAACCTTCAGTACAAGTTTGAAACTataaataagaaattaaatCCTGTATTGCTCTTCCTACGTTGAAAGACAAAATGATGGAAACATAGTTCTTGTTGATTTCCGGTCATCTCAAATGCGACTCGAGTCCCTCCCAAATATAAATCGCCTTCCCCAATCAGATACCACCAACACCCTTGTGCGCCAACTCACTAGCTTGCTGTAAATATAAGTAGGAAATATTCCGGGAATCAGGATACGCCGATAAGCTTACAACCAAATCTAAGCAAGTGAAACTAAATAGGTATCGAAATTTTACCTAACATATACCGAGTACCAGAGCCACTGGCTGCTATAACCAATTGAAACCCAATCTCCTGGAAGTTGAAACGCAGTTTGCTCTCCTCCGAGAGGAGCAAACATCCCAAGATGCTTATACCTTGAGTTGTATCATAGAAACCGTGAAAACAATATAATGGCCATAGATAGACGATTTTATAATGCTTTTACATGAAAATTACAGCATACCATGTTcactaaaataaaaatacagcATACTACACAGATTGATGTCTTTTTTTACTATGCTGGAAAAGATACTTTACTAGAGGGGCACCTGAAGGGATGAAAACGGTGGCGTCCCTCACCCCTAAACCTTAGGGGACCTTCAGGATACTTCTCACACTCCTCCATACGGTTGAAACAGTTGGCAAGGTAGGCACCTTGTTGAGCAGCTACCTATAACATTCAAATTTTGGAAATCAACAAATTAAAGATATATATAGGATATATGATGTATgaattaaatataaaaatagtagTTCACCTGGGCTGTTGCAGGAAGGTTTTTCATCTGAGAATCTGCTTGAGAAAGAGCTGATTTAAAGGTCTCAATATCTACTTCAGTACTGGAATACTTTTCTGAACTATTTTTCAGTAAATCATGAATACTTGACATCTGTTTACTCTTCAAATGAAGCTCCAATTGAGGATACCTCTCCATAACGTCGTCTATAACTCCATGAAACTCCTCAAGACTTAATGTACCGGACTTGCCTGTGTCTGCTTTACTAATTATATGTGAAATATCTTCCTGGCAACATATTTGCAACAATTAAGGTTAGAGAATAATGAACTATATATATAACTAACGAATGATGATTCAATAAGTACATAAGAAACACTTCCAGTAGGTAGATACCATGATCCTGCGTTGGTTTACTGTTGCACAATCACCCACAGCATATATGCCATCACATCCTTCCACCCTCAGCCATTCATCAGTAGCCAAAACACGTCTGTTAGCCTATGCTCAAAAAAATGGAACAGTGATTCGTTTCAATATCAAATCCAAATTAAGTCATGCATGGTGATTGGAAATAAAGCACAAATTAGCAACAAACCTGACCAATCTGCTTCATAAATTCAATAATCTCAGGGCGTGCCCCGATACCAGTTGCCCAGAGACACATACCATACGGTGTAGATGAAACATGCCCTGTTGTTCTTTCTTTAGTGGAGATTTCCTTGGCAGTTACTTTTACAACCTGGGAACCTGTTTTCACATCAATACCATCTCTGGAGAACTTTTCTTCAGCAAATTTTGTAATTCTTCTGTCAAACCTGTACGACCAAACCAAGCACATAATAGTTAACTTGAGTCACTTGACCAATACCTTCATTGAAATACCATGAATTACATAAATTTATATGCATTACTCACATGTTCAAAATATGATCGCCTGCTTCGAGTAAAGTAATGGATACATCATCTTTAAGAGAAGGGTACAACTTGGCTAAGTCCTCACTTACAAAGTCATGAAGCTCTGCAGCAAACTCCACACCTGCTGGACCGCCACCAACAACTACAAAATGCAAaattttcttcctttcttcttcgcTTATGCATGGAAGACTTGCCCTTTCAAAACAGTCAATCACAGACTTACGAATCTTCAAGGCATCTTCTACTGCCTGCCAATTAAAACCCAAGCAGCTTATTGTTCTTCACCTTGCGGAATCATAGTTTGTGGAGTCATCTTAAAAATAAGAGTGCTCAAGTAAAAGAAGTATGAATATAAATACCTTCAAGAAATGAGCGTGCTCTTCAACACCAGGAGTGTTAAATGTGTTAGATTTTGCTCCCATGGCTATGATCAGGTAGTCATAATCTACACTAAATTCATTTTTCCCGCACGAATTGTTGTCTTGGGTTGTCCGGCAGTAAACTTTCTTATTCTGTGGATCTATTTTGTAACATGCTGCTTCCCTGAACTGAACATCTAAGCCTTTCTGCATGCCATATCAGATGAAGGAAAGAGCTGTCATCTGACTCGTATCAGTATCTCCAATCAATCAAACTACATAATAGTCGATTTCTATATATTTTTACAAACAAAATTGCAGAACTAGACAAATAATGGAAAcatgttttaaaatttttcaaCTCGTGAAGATTATTTGTACAGTTGAGCAGGGGAAGTGTTCGAACAATGCTGCAATACCTAGGCTGCGAAACGTACTAAAACAAGATTTTACTTCCAATATACTGCAGGAAAAGGCGACCTTGTCTAATTTCGTTCTCTGTTCACAAAATGGTTTACTTTATAAGGTGCATCTTTCACCAAGTAAACCATTTTGTGAATATAGAAAGCAGAAGCAAGTAGTCAAAGTCTATGTATTGGTAATTGGTCAATAGAAATAGTGATCCAATGAAccccatattttgattcttCTGTATGCAGGTAATACCTTCTTAGTAATACTACGAATTGGCTCGACAATGCTGCGTGGTTCGACTGTGCCACAAGTAATACTCGGTAGCAGAGGAGTGAACAAAAAATAA is a window from the Rosa chinensis cultivar Old Blush chromosome 2, RchiOBHm-V2, whole genome shotgun sequence genome containing:
- the LOC112190343 gene encoding external alternative NAD(P)H-ubiquinone oxidoreductase B3, mitochondrial; the protein is MWGASFYERASRLFQQYPSLSKLLVVATVSGGSLAAFHEGRPFHSRTAYAEAAQSEGESKKKKVVVLGTGWAGVSFLKNLKSSSYDVEVVSPHNYFLFTPLLPSITCGTVEPRSIVEPIRSITKKKGLDVQFREAACYKIDPQNKKVYCRTTQDNNSCGKNEFSVDYDYLIIAMGAKSNTFNTPGVEEHAHFLKAVEDALKIRKSVIDCFERASLPCISEEERKKILHFVVVGGGPAGVEFAAELHDFVSEDLAKLYPSLKDDVSITLLEAGDHILNMFDRRITKFAEEKFSRDGIDVKTGSQVVKVTAKEISTKERTTGHVSSTPYGMCLWATGIGARPEIIEFMKQIGQANRRVLATDEWLRVEGCDGIYAVGDCATVNQRRIMEDISHIISKADTGKSGTLSLEEFHGVIDDVMERYPQLELHLKSKQMSSIHDLLKNSSEKYSSTEVDIETFKSALSQADSQMKNLPATAQVAAQQGAYLANCFNRMEECEKYPEGPLRFRGEGRHRFHPFRYKHLGMFAPLGGEQTAFQLPGDWVSIGYSSQWLWYSVYVSKLVSWRTRVLVVSDWGRRFIFGRDSSRI